A genome region from Hevea brasiliensis isolate MT/VB/25A 57/8 chromosome 9, ASM3005281v1, whole genome shotgun sequence includes the following:
- the LOC110657689 gene encoding receptor-like protein kinase FERONIA encodes MFIFCKSYLHHFAIFFLFIVVKFLSISVSGYTFFPADYILVDCGASGNSTSLDGRQWTGDVGSKFISLNDSIDTSSSSKALDLPTSAYPVPYRTVRIFHSQLIYAFHVSSGQKFIRLYFNPTSVQELNRSKAFFNVTTGPFTLLSNFSLSSFADSFVKEFCINIGENQVLNVTFSPDTSNGAYGIISGIEIVSMPTSLYYTGTGHNIGRYLQNHTALEMIHRLNVGRSSILPVNDSGMFRSWIEDRYFVFNLPSTREITNRTTRINFTTIPSYAAPRELYQTARSTGKGMNLTWKLPVDSGFKYLVRLHFCELQLNKKRGDREFQIFIANRMVEPSADIIRWTGGNGIPVFRDYIVMLPNLSRKKNNLSVSLRPKGKSDPILNGLELFKINNTDGNLCGHNAKAFIAAAIPRPPDKLAKKSKNTKTKIVVIIVGVTTVVIIVLLLVGFTICWHWKRARFDEENMKPQPEGICRRFAAEEIRNATNNFDRALVIGDGGFGRVFKGNIDSENTPVAVKALKPTSSQGSREFWAEIEMLSKLRHPHLVSLVGYCNDERLMILVYDYMAQGTLRDHLYHTHNPPLSWKQRLEICIGAAYGIKYLHTGAEHSIIHRDIKSSNILLDEKWVPKVSDFGLSRLGPTSMSRSHVTTDVKGTFGYLDPEYYFTNHLSVKSDVFSFGVLLFEVLCARPAVDMRLEEEQHSLVLWARTHVKEGTLDQIIDPSLTGKIAPESLKVYATIAAKCLREHRNERPTMSKVLRKLELALRLQECADAAAEVGILHSELSSLRGNRDNSGCIVHSCPAIWKKTLSPREPYRFFSDRARVNNKLAKPSSLRGLRGLIFAILGYKSLSREKGQSTCSSTCEPDLTSEKMLIEIMASPPADQ; translated from the coding sequence CCCTGTCCCGTACAGGACTGTTAgaatttttcattctcaattgataTACGCTTTTCATGTTAGTTCAGGCCAGAAATTTATACGCTTGTACTTCAACCCCACTTCAGTCCAGGAGCTCAATAGGTCTAAGGCCTTTTTCAATGTTACAACTGGTCCCTTCACCCTCCTTAGTAACTTCAGCCTTTCCTCTTTCGCTGATTCCTTTGTTAAAGAATTCTGCATAAACATAGGAGAGAATCAGGTTTTGAATGTAACTTTTAGTCCTGACACTTCAAATGGTGCATATGGGATTATCAGTGGAATAGAGATTGTGTCCATGCCTACTAGTCTTTATTATACTGGAACAGGACATAACATCGGTCGCTATCTTCAGAACCACACAGCTCTTGAGATGATTCACCGATTAAATGTAGGCAGAAGCTCCATATTACCTGTAAATGATTCGGGCATGTTTCGGAGCTGGATTGAAGACAGATATTTTGTGTTTAATTTGCCTTCCACACGAGAAATTACCAATAGAACAACTCGCATCAACTTCACAACAATCCCTTCTTATGCTGCTCCAAGAGAGCTCTACCAAACCGCTCGGTCCACAGGCAAAGGGATGAATCTTACATGGAAATTACCTGTAGATTCAGGTTTCAAGTATCTTGTGAGACTCCACTTCTGTGAGCTGCAACTGAATAAAAAAAGAGGAGACAGGGAGTTCCAAATTTTCATTGCTAATAGAATGGTCGAACCTTCTGCAGATATAATTAGATGGACTGGTGGAAACGGAATTCCAGTGTTCAGAGACTATATTGTGATGCTGCCTAATCTAAGCCGCAAGAAGAACAACCTCTCTGTTTCTCTTCGTCCCAAGGGCAAATCAGACCCAATCCTGAATGGATTGGAGTTGTTCAAGATCAACAATACAGATGGCAATCTTTGTGGACACAACGCTAAAGCTTTCATTGCTGCAGCTATACCTAGACCACCAGATAAGCTAGCTAAGAAATCCAAGAACACGAAGACAAAAATCGTTGTAATTATTGTTGGAGTTACAACTGTAGTGATCATAGTGTTACTGCTTGTGGGCTTCACAATTTGCTGGCATTGGAAAAGAGCAAGATTCGATGAGGAGAATATGAAACCTCAGCCAGAAGGAATTTGCCGCCGGTTTGCAGCTGAAGAGATCAGAAATGCCACCAACAACTTTGACAGAGCTCTGGTAATCGGTGATGGTGGGTTTGGTAGAGTATTCAAAGGTAACATTGATAGTGAAAATACACCAGTAGCCGTCAAGGCTCTGAAGCCAACTTCAAGCCAAGGGTCTCGGGAGTTCTGGGCAGAGATTGAAATGCTTTCAAAGCTCCGTCATCCGCACTTAGTGTCTCTGGTCGGATACTGCAATGATGAACGGCTTATGATCCTCGTCTACGACTACATGGCCCAAGGAACACTCCGTGATCATCTTTATCATACGCATAATCCTCCATTGTCCTGGAAACAAAGGCTAGAGATTTGCATTGGTGCTGCTTATGGCATAAAATACCTTCACACAGGTGCAGAGCATAGTATCATCCATCGGGATATCAAGAGCTCCAACATTTTACTTGATGAGAAGTGGGTCCCCAAGGTTTCTGATTTTGGACTCTCCAGATTGGGCCCTACAAGCATGTCTCGCAGCCACGTCACCACAGATGTGAAGGGTACATTTGGGTATTTAGATCCTGAGTACTATTTTACCAATCATCTGAGTGTAAAATCTGATGTTTTTAGTTTTGGGGTATTGTTATTCGAAGTATTGTGTGCCAGACCAGCAGTGGATATGAGGCTAGAGGAGGAGCAACATAGCTTGGTTCTGTGGGCCAGGACGCATGTTAAAGAAGGAACCCTTGATCAGATTATTGATCCCAGTCTGACAGGTAAAATTGCGCCAGAGAGTTTGAAGGTGTACGCAACAATTGCAGCCAAGTGCTTGCGAGAGCACAGAAATGAAAGGCCTACAATGTCAAAGGTGTTGAGGAAACTTGAGCTTGCATTGAGGCTGCAGGAATGCGCTGATGCTGCAGCGGAGGTGGGAATTTTGCATAGTGAGCTAAGTTCGCTTCGTGGGAATAGGGACAACAGTGGTTGTATAGTGCATTCTTGTCCAGCAATTTGGAAGAAAACTTTATCTCCAAGGGAGCCTTACAGATTTTTCAGTGACAGGGCGAGAGTTAATAATAAGCTGGCCAAACCATCTTCTTTACGTGGGCTCAGGGGTTTAATTTTTGCAATTCTCGGATATAAGTCCTTGTCACGTGAGAAAGGGCAATCGACATGTTCAAGTACGTGTGAGCCAGATTTGACATCAGAGAAAATGTTGATAGAGATTATGGCCTCTCCACCTGCAGATCAATAA